One segment of Deinococcus sp. Leaf326 DNA contains the following:
- a CDS encoding GerMN domain-containing protein, producing MRRFLSLFNVVTLALLLVSAYAYEVVQRPPALPTPPKLELSERRAVKVTVYYPDTQVQNLRAVQRTVQVTEENPTALAQAAANAWAQGPAGSGTGLLRAVPQGTAAPRVYLRGTHYYVDFPQAYTGLNYGASGERMLLCTLTRTLLDKRGQDVTFLVGGQMTDTLGRMDLREPYTRQDCTDR from the coding sequence CTGCGCCGGTTCCTGTCGCTGTTCAACGTGGTCACGCTGGCCCTGCTGCTCGTGTCGGCCTACGCCTACGAGGTCGTGCAGCGTCCCCCCGCCCTGCCCACACCCCCCAAGCTGGAACTGTCCGAGCGCCGGGCGGTCAAGGTCACGGTGTACTACCCCGACACCCAGGTCCAGAACCTGCGGGCCGTGCAGCGTACCGTGCAGGTCACCGAGGAAAACCCCACTGCGCTGGCCCAGGCTGCCGCGAACGCCTGGGCGCAGGGGCCGGCCGGCAGCGGGACAGGACTGCTGCGCGCCGTGCCGCAGGGCACCGCCGCTCCGCGCGTCTACCTGCGCGGGACCCACTACTACGTGGACTTCCCGCAGGCGTACACGGGCCTGAACTACGGGGCCAGCGGCGAGCGGATGCTCCTGTGTACCCTGACCCGGACGCTGCTCGACAAGCGTGGGCAGGACGTGACCTTCCTCGTGGGGGGGCAGATGACCGATACCCTGGGCCGCATGGACCTGCGCGAGCCGTATACCCGCCAGGACTGCACCGACCGGTAA
- a CDS encoding peptidylprolyl isomerase, which translates to MNRLALTLTLLLGGAALAQTAPATPTTPAAPAQTAPAQPAPAATPAASQDPAAVVARIGGETVTLAEFDRDFRQAVARVVNGQGAPFEESLLEEFAPARADYLKQYVRERATYQLARVANKPDAAALDAQVAEARAGFPTDEAFAEALGQRGYANVADFRAALERQTVVRAYLDTLQKRFTFGDSVVGGFYNLNRASFNRPGEACVKHILVPTKAEADAVTAQLAAGGDFAKIAQEKSQDPGSAAQGGDLGCINSGDTVAAFDQASFNGPLNVPQTVQTEFGWHVLIVTKRTQAGTLPLAEAAPLIRQQLAGDAAQKYLDAQLTRLAPQSFPELVTVAAPAAAPAPAPTTAPSQP; encoded by the coding sequence ATGAACAGACTTGCCTTGACCCTCACGCTGCTGCTCGGCGGCGCGGCCCTCGCCCAGACCGCACCGGCCACGCCGACGACCCCGGCCGCGCCGGCCCAGACCGCGCCCGCACAGCCTGCACCAGCGGCTACCCCCGCAGCTTCCCAGGACCCGGCGGCGGTCGTGGCGCGCATCGGCGGCGAGACGGTCACGCTGGCCGAGTTCGACCGCGACTTCCGGCAGGCGGTCGCGCGGGTGGTCAATGGTCAGGGCGCGCCGTTCGAGGAATCGCTGCTCGAAGAATTCGCCCCGGCGCGCGCCGACTACCTCAAGCAGTACGTGCGCGAGCGCGCGACCTATCAGCTGGCCCGCGTCGCCAACAAGCCCGACGCGGCCGCCCTCGACGCGCAGGTCGCGGAGGCCCGCGCCGGGTTCCCCACCGACGAGGCCTTCGCCGAGGCGCTGGGCCAGCGCGGCTACGCGAACGTCGCCGACTTCCGCGCGGCGCTCGAGCGCCAGACGGTAGTGCGCGCCTATCTCGACACCCTCCAGAAGCGTTTTACCTTCGGTGACAGCGTGGTAGGCGGCTTCTACAACCTCAACCGGGCGTCTTTCAACCGCCCCGGCGAGGCCTGTGTCAAGCACATCCTCGTGCCGACCAAGGCCGAGGCCGACGCGGTGACGGCCCAGCTCGCGGCGGGCGGCGACTTCGCCAAGATCGCCCAGGAAAAGAGCCAGGACCCCGGCAGCGCGGCGCAGGGCGGCGACCTGGGCTGCATCAACTCGGGCGACACCGTGGCAGCCTTCGACCAGGCAAGCTTCAATGGCCCGCTCAACGTTCCCCAGACCGTCCAGACCGAGTTCGGCTGGCACGTCCTGATCGTGACCAAGCGCACCCAGGCCGGCACCCTGCCGCTGGCCGAGGCCGCGCCCCTGATCCGTCAGCAGCTCGCGGGCGACGCGGCGCAGAAGTACCTCGACGCGCAGCTCACCCGCCTCGCCCCCCAGAGCTTTCCCGAGCTGGTGACGGTCGCGGCCCCGGCCGCGGCGCCTGCCCCGGCTCCCACGACCGCGCCCTCGCAGCCCTGA
- a CDS encoding 3-hydroxyacyl-CoA dehydrogenase NAD-binding domain-containing protein yields the protein MSIVEQAREGDILVLTINNPPVNAFSPGVPEGLHAGLDAAETDAGVRAVVIIGGGRTFIAGADIKTFDLPREQAPDLRGFITRLDAFSKPTVAAIHGTALGGGLEVALACTYRVATADARLGLPEVKLGVLPGAGGTQRLPRVVGAQKALEMMLSGSPVKATEARDLGLVDELVGGDLRAAAVEFARAHADARPLPRISERGVEGASPELFAAARAGLGKTHKGQFSPGLIVDLAEMAATKPFAEGWDAEARLFMQAKDSPQSRALRHVFFAEREAGKVRGLGKDTPVGDVRRVGIIGAGTMGGGIAMNFLNVGLPVTIVETAQEALDRGLATIRRNYENSAKKGRLTTEDVEKRMGLLTPALDMGALADADLIIEAVFENMDVKKDIFTRLDTIAKPGAILASNTSTLNVDEIAAVTSRPEQVIGLHFFSPANVMKLLEIVRADKTSDTVLATSLAVARKIGKVGVVVGVCDGFVGNRMVHRYGDEARKLVEEGADPQAVDAAMHALGLPMGPFEMSDMAGLDIGHAIRQHQAKERGQPKPDGWLDRIVETGRKGQKTGGGIYDYGDDRKARPNAEMGQLIADYRTEKGLTPREIGQDEITKRLAYSLVNEGAQILEEGIAQRAGDIDVIYLYGYGFPGYQGGPMGYASEQGLGNVAADLEKYGQTPAPLLRRLANEGKTFADYDRETARG from the coding sequence GTGAGCATCGTCGAACAGGCCCGCGAGGGCGACATTCTGGTCCTGACCATCAACAATCCCCCCGTGAACGCCTTTTCGCCGGGCGTGCCCGAAGGCCTGCACGCGGGCCTGGACGCCGCCGAGACCGACGCGGGTGTGCGCGCAGTGGTCATCATCGGTGGGGGGCGCACCTTCATCGCCGGGGCCGACATCAAGACCTTCGACCTGCCGCGCGAGCAGGCGCCCGACCTGCGCGGCTTCATCACGCGGCTGGACGCCTTTTCCAAGCCCACGGTCGCGGCCATCCACGGCACGGCGCTGGGCGGCGGCCTGGAGGTGGCCCTGGCCTGCACCTACCGCGTGGCGACCGCCGACGCCCGTCTGGGCCTGCCGGAGGTCAAGCTGGGGGTGCTGCCCGGCGCGGGCGGGACGCAGCGCCTGCCCCGCGTGGTCGGCGCGCAGAAGGCCCTGGAGATGATGCTCTCGGGGAGCCCGGTCAAGGCGACCGAGGCCCGCGACCTCGGTCTGGTGGACGAACTGGTGGGCGGCGACCTGCGCGCGGCGGCCGTCGAGTTCGCCCGTGCCCACGCCGACGCGCGTCCCCTGCCCCGCATCAGCGAGCGCGGGGTAGAGGGCGCCTCGCCCGAGCTGTTCGCGGCGGCCCGCGCGGGCCTGGGCAAGACCCATAAGGGCCAGTTCTCGCCCGGCCTGATCGTGGACCTCGCCGAGATGGCGGCCACCAAGCCCTTCGCCGAAGGCTGGGACGCCGAGGCGCGGCTGTTCATGCAGGCCAAGGACAGCCCGCAGTCGCGCGCCCTGCGTCACGTCTTTTTCGCCGAGCGCGAGGCGGGCAAGGTACGTGGCCTGGGCAAGGACACGCCGGTCGGGGACGTGCGCCGCGTGGGGATCATCGGCGCGGGCACGATGGGCGGCGGCATCGCCATGAACTTCCTGAATGTCGGGTTGCCCGTGACCATCGTGGAAACGGCCCAGGAGGCGCTTGACCGCGGGCTGGCAACCATCCGGCGCAACTACGAGAACAGTGCCAAAAAAGGCCGCCTGACCACTGAGGATGTCGAAAAGCGCATGGGGCTGCTGACTCCCGCGCTCGATATGGGTGCGCTCGCGGACGCCGACCTCATCATCGAGGCCGTCTTCGAGAACATGGATGTCAAAAAGGACATCTTCACGCGCCTGGACACCATCGCCAAGCCCGGCGCGATCCTGGCGAGCAACACCTCGACCCTGAACGTCGACGAGATCGCGGCCGTGACCTCGCGCCCCGAGCAGGTCATCGGCCTGCACTTCTTTAGCCCCGCCAACGTGATGAAGCTGCTGGAGATCGTGCGCGCCGACAAGACGAGCGACACGGTGCTGGCGACCAGCCTCGCGGTCGCGCGCAAGATCGGCAAGGTGGGCGTGGTGGTCGGCGTGTGTGACGGCTTCGTCGGCAACCGCATGGTGCACCGCTACGGCGACGAGGCCCGCAAGCTCGTCGAGGAGGGCGCCGACCCGCAGGCTGTGGACGCCGCCATGCACGCCCTCGGCCTGCCGATGGGGCCGTTCGAGATGAGTGATATGGCCGGCCTGGATATCGGCCACGCCATCCGCCAGCACCAGGCGAAGGAGCGCGGACAGCCCAAGCCCGACGGCTGGCTCGACCGCATCGTCGAGACGGGCCGCAAGGGCCAGAAGACCGGCGGGGGCATCTACGACTACGGCGACGACCGCAAGGCCCGCCCGAACGCCGAGATGGGCCAGCTCATCGCCGATTACCGCACTGAGAAGGGCCTCACCCCGCGCGAGATCGGGCAGGACGAGATCACCAAGCGCCTGGCCTACTCGCTGGTGAACGAGGGCGCGCAGATTCTGGAAGAGGGCATCGCGCAGCGTGCGGGCGATATCGACGTGATCTACCTGTACGGCTATGGGTTCCCCGGCTACCAGGGCGGGCCGATGGGCTACGCCAGCGAGCAGGGCCTGGGCAACGTCGCCGCCGATCTGGAGAAGTACGGCCAGACGCCCGCGCCGCTGCTCCGGCGCCTGGCCAACGAGGGCAAGACCTTCGCCGATTACGACCGCGAAACCGCCAGAGGCTGA
- a CDS encoding NADPH:quinone oxidoreductase family protein, producing the protein MSDTMRAMVVERLGPPDVMELREVPRPEPGPGEVRLKVEAVGINFADVLAVAGEYLTRTRVPYTPGMEFAGVVDAVGEGVQGVEVGTRVASLGGRGGLAEYALSPAAALIPVPQGLSGAQAAAFPVSYFTAYHGLKTLGRGEAGEWVLVQAAAGALGTASIQLAKAMGMHVVAMASTEEKLQIARDLGADVTLLQDDPDRVKKVREAAGGKGVPLILEVVGGARFQESLEMAANLGRIIVIGNASREPANLRPVELMKRNVTVTGLWLSSLMPDADLTREAAQALTPLVASGQVTPQVGPTYGLAESARAFQDILDRKTTGKVIIEPGR; encoded by the coding sequence ATGAGCGACACGATGAGAGCGATGGTGGTCGAGCGACTGGGCCCTCCCGACGTGATGGAACTGCGCGAGGTGCCGCGCCCCGAACCCGGCCCCGGCGAGGTCCGGCTGAAGGTCGAGGCGGTCGGCATCAACTTCGCCGACGTGCTGGCGGTCGCGGGCGAGTACCTCACGCGCACCCGCGTACCCTACACGCCGGGCATGGAATTTGCCGGCGTGGTGGACGCTGTGGGCGAGGGCGTGCAGGGCGTGGAGGTCGGCACGCGCGTCGCCAGCCTGGGCGGACGCGGCGGCCTGGCCGAGTACGCCCTCTCGCCCGCCGCCGCCCTCATCCCGGTGCCGCAGGGCCTGTCGGGCGCGCAGGCGGCGGCCTTTCCGGTGTCGTACTTCACGGCCTACCACGGCCTCAAGACCCTCGGGCGCGGCGAGGCCGGCGAGTGGGTGCTGGTGCAGGCGGCCGCCGGCGCACTGGGCACCGCGAGCATCCAGCTCGCCAAGGCGATGGGGATGCACGTCGTGGCGATGGCCTCGACCGAAGAGAAACTCCAGATCGCCCGCGACCTCGGCGCCGACGTGACCCTGCTTCAGGACGATCCCGACCGCGTGAAGAAGGTCCGTGAGGCTGCCGGCGGCAAGGGCGTGCCCCTGATCCTGGAAGTCGTGGGTGGTGCGCGCTTTCAGGAGAGCCTGGAGATGGCGGCCAACCTCGGGCGCATCATCGTGATCGGCAACGCCAGCCGCGAGCCGGCGAACCTGCGCCCGGTCGAACTGATGAAGCGCAACGTCACGGTCACGGGCCTGTGGCTCAGCAGCCTGATGCCCGACGCTGACCTGACCCGCGAGGCCGCGCAGGCGCTGACGCCGCTGGTCGCCAGTGGGCAGGTCACGCCACAGGTCGGGCCCACCTATGGGCTGGCCGAGAGTGCGCGGGCGTTTCAGGACATCCTCGACCGCAAGACGACGGGCAAGGTGATTATCGAGCCGGGGCGGTAA
- a CDS encoding chromosome segregation SMC family protein: MIQTITLQGFKSFAERTRLEFSSGVCAVIGPNGSGKSNVVEAIRWATHGARARELRAGRGTELIFHGSGGKAPLGLAEVSLELSTAQGRLNLTRRVYRDGTGEQDLAGRPVRARDVQAALRGTGLGPGGLAVIGQGEVSGVVQAEGRTLLGYLQEAAGLSRAVSARQEAAARLLEADSHLKRLRLLLNERESGVARLAQAAAQARQHRDLSARVLTLDDALRRERQAALRRELDTAAREARAAAARSAELALAVGEGAARVEASREAAQAARARQEAHAGALDTLRAAREAHAQAARYREHFAAEAAALSAELASLPDTPPVAPAPDLVALAAEAAQVRSGAEAAEATARRLDAALSRARQEAARIAEAVTRRSASLDTLRAELERAEGNLDTARAALLPARAELEAAAQARQEAEGAFTAQADTRAAVQAHERHLAGELTRVSASLAPLRRERERLESALNSYARYGEGARNALRLEHPGIVGSVADLLSVPAEYETAVGAALGRRLEQVVVARGDDAREIIEELRRVGGRATFLPLDLLRPRPRRDAALLREDGVVGNLADLCPTDPTLVGEAILADTLLVRDLRAANRLARAHVSRPRLVTLDGELVEPGGAITGGRLRDSGGAVLADQRRFQELDAELGEAAALQARLEAELARARGAAGASDPAALRTALDDALRRELDAERRVTELGAQLRSLETNRSSLQTRLAEAAPTPEPVHAAPDLTTLESDLLAARQGAEAARAAERDAAEAWGLARELAAAWTAYHAAGVRADALRGRLAAGAQAAATQQAHLEAAAAEVARREAALGSLDEGEFPRAEAAREAAALAYSNLIGEQNRVRARLDELRLLIARREGTLEQVPDGCLPPGTPREWSAELARARAALETLGPVNARAEADHAAERAELETSRAELADAEDAAGELRGHLSALEDAEGTATRLAFGRVNEAFREYSAELLGGVGELEAETGEHGRLTGLRLAVQPRGKRTRSMTLLSTGERTMAGLGFLFALNHAGGEEGMGGLPLAVLDEVDAPLDEANIRRFTAFLERFAARGTQFIIVTHQKATMEVAQALWGVTTDQTGASRVLSIRQEGEGVGA, from the coding sequence GTGATCCAGACCATCACCCTTCAGGGGTTCAAATCCTTCGCCGAGCGCACCCGCCTCGAATTTTCGAGCGGAGTATGCGCCGTCATCGGTCCCAACGGCAGCGGCAAGAGCAACGTCGTCGAGGCGATCCGCTGGGCCACCCACGGCGCGCGGGCCCGTGAACTGCGCGCCGGGCGCGGGACCGAGCTCATCTTTCACGGCAGCGGGGGCAAGGCGCCGCTGGGGCTGGCCGAGGTCTCGCTGGAACTCTCGACCGCGCAGGGCCGCCTGAACCTCACCCGCCGCGTCTACCGCGACGGCACAGGCGAGCAGGACCTCGCGGGACGCCCGGTACGCGCGCGCGACGTGCAGGCGGCGCTGCGCGGTACTGGCCTGGGACCGGGTGGGCTGGCCGTCATCGGGCAGGGCGAGGTGAGCGGCGTGGTGCAGGCCGAGGGCCGTACCCTGCTGGGTTACCTGCAGGAGGCGGCCGGGCTGTCGCGGGCGGTCAGCGCCCGTCAGGAGGCCGCCGCGCGGCTGCTGGAGGCCGACAGTCACCTCAAGCGCCTGCGCCTGCTGCTGAACGAGCGTGAGTCCGGCGTGGCCCGGCTGGCCCAGGCCGCCGCGCAGGCCCGGCAGCACCGCGACCTGAGTGCCCGGGTCCTGACCCTGGACGACGCCCTGCGCCGCGAGCGCCAGGCTGCGCTGCGCCGGGAGCTGGACACGGCCGCCCGCGAGGCCCGCGCCGCGGCGGCACGCAGCGCCGAGCTGGCGCTTGCCGTGGGGGAGGGGGCTGCCCGCGTGGAGGCCTCCCGCGAGGCCGCCCAGGCTGCCCGCGCTCGCCAGGAGGCCCACGCTGGGGCACTGGATACCCTGCGCGCCGCGCGGGAGGCCCATGCCCAGGCGGCGCGCTACCGGGAGCACTTCGCCGCCGAGGCCGCCGCGCTGAGCGCCGAACTCGCGTCACTGCCGGATACGCCGCCGGTGGCGCCCGCTCCAGACCTCGTGGCCCTGGCCGCAGAGGCGGCGCAGGTCCGCAGTGGGGCTGAAGCCGCCGAGGCCACGGCGCGCCGGCTCGACGCCGCGCTGAGCCGCGCGCGGCAGGAGGCGGCCCGGATCGCCGAGGCCGTCACACGCCGCTCCGCGAGCCTGGACACTCTGAGGGCCGAGCTGGAGCGCGCCGAGGGCAATCTGGACACCGCGCGGGCGGCCCTGCTGCCGGCCCGCGCCGAACTGGAGGCCGCCGCGCAGGCCCGGCAGGAGGCCGAGGGCGCCTTCACGGCCCAGGCCGATACGCGCGCCGCCGTACAGGCCCACGAGCGCCACCTTGCCGGCGAGCTGACCCGGGTGTCGGCCAGTCTCGCTCCGCTGCGGCGTGAACGCGAGCGCCTGGAAAGCGCATTGAACAGCTACGCTCGCTACGGCGAGGGCGCCCGCAACGCCCTGCGCCTGGAGCATCCCGGAATCGTCGGCTCAGTGGCCGATCTGCTGAGCGTGCCCGCCGAGTACGAGACAGCGGTGGGCGCGGCGCTGGGCCGGCGTCTGGAGCAGGTCGTGGTGGCGCGCGGCGACGACGCCCGTGAGATCATCGAGGAACTCCGTCGGGTGGGCGGCCGGGCGACCTTCCTGCCACTGGACCTGCTGCGCCCCCGCCCCCGGCGTGACGCGGCGCTGCTGCGTGAGGACGGCGTGGTGGGCAATCTCGCCGACCTGTGTCCCACCGATCCCACCCTGGTGGGCGAGGCCATCCTGGCCGATACGCTGCTCGTGCGCGACCTGCGGGCCGCCAATCGCCTCGCGCGCGCGCATGTCAGCCGGCCCCGCCTGGTCACGCTGGACGGCGAACTCGTCGAGCCGGGCGGCGCGATCACGGGTGGCCGGCTGCGCGACAGCGGCGGCGCGGTCCTGGCCGACCAGCGGCGGTTTCAGGAGCTCGACGCCGAGCTGGGAGAGGCCGCCGCCCTTCAGGCCCGCCTGGAGGCCGAGCTGGCGCGCGCGCGGGGAGCCGCCGGCGCCTCCGATCCTGCGGCGCTCAGAACCGCGCTCGACGACGCCCTGCGCCGCGAGCTGGACGCCGAGCGCCGCGTGACCGAACTGGGCGCGCAACTCCGCAGTCTGGAGACGAACCGCAGCAGTCTCCAGACCCGGCTGGCCGAGGCCGCGCCCACGCCGGAGCCGGTGCACGCGGCGCCGGACCTCACCACCCTCGAGAGCGACCTGCTCGCCGCCCGCCAGGGGGCCGAAGCCGCCCGCGCCGCCGAGCGGGACGCCGCCGAGGCCTGGGGGCTGGCGCGTGAGCTGGCGGCCGCCTGGACCGCCTACCACGCGGCCGGGGTCCGGGCCGACGCGCTGCGCGGGCGCCTGGCCGCGGGCGCGCAGGCCGCCGCGACCCAGCAGGCGCACCTGGAAGCCGCTGCCGCCGAGGTCGCCCGCCGTGAGGCCGCGCTGGGCAGCCTCGACGAGGGCGAGTTCCCCCGTGCCGAGGCCGCCCGCGAGGCCGCCGCGCTGGCCTACAGCAACCTCATCGGCGAGCAGAACCGCGTGCGCGCCCGCCTGGACGAGCTGCGGCTGCTTATCGCCCGGCGCGAGGGCACGCTGGAACAGGTGCCCGACGGTTGCCTGCCCCCCGGCACCCCCCGCGAGTGGTCGGCCGAGCTGGCCCGCGCCCGCGCCGCACTCGAGACCCTGGGGCCGGTCAACGCCCGCGCCGAAGCCGACCATGCCGCCGAGCGCGCCGAACTGGAGACCAGCCGCGCCGAACTGGCCGACGCCGAGGACGCGGCGGGCGAGCTGCGCGGGCACCTTTCCGCGTTGGAGGACGCCGAGGGAACTGCGACCCGACTCGCCTTCGGGCGCGTGAACGAGGCCTTCCGCGAGTACAGCGCCGAGCTGCTGGGCGGGGTGGGCGAGCTGGAGGCCGAGACGGGCGAACACGGCCGCCTCACGGGCCTGCGCCTCGCCGTGCAGCCCCGCGGCAAACGTACCCGCTCCATGACCTTGCTCAGCACGGGCGAGCGCACGATGGCAGGGCTGGGCTTTCTGTTCGCGCTGAACCACGCCGGGGGCGAGGAGGGCATGGGCGGGCTGCCGCTGGCGGTGCTCGACGAGGTGGACGCCCCGCTTGACGAGGCCAACATCCGCCGCTTCACGGCCTTCCTGGAACGCTTCGCCGCACGCGGCACCCAGTTCATCATCGTCACGCACCAGAAGGCGACCATGGAGGTCGCTCAGGCGCTCTGGGGCGTGACCACCGACCAGACCGGAGCCAGCCGCGTCCTGAGCATCCGCCAGGAGGGCGAGGGCGTAGGGGCCTGA
- a CDS encoding alpha-amylase family glycosyl hydrolase, which translates to MRPFLLSALLVGAASAQSAPAGVPGQPSFEGQIVYQVMPDRFFDGDPANNAGVDRADPRAWHGGDLAGLTQKLPYIQKLGATALWLTPVYRQQPGNFSDTSPYHGYWPADFRKVDPHFGTLATFGALMAGARAAGLPVVLDQVINHYGYMAPAVTEHPGWFNGPAQCGASRNKDVDCSLAGLPDLRQSVPAVRDLLLGNADFWRAQGVSAFRYDAIKHVEGPFLKELLARDRAAGTWTLGEWYDADTGTVADWQKAGFDSLFLFSLQAALRQSVMGGQSLSGVANVLARQGELPRPGEVALFLDNHDVPRFANGTLFEDEGQTRTRYGLRALMTLRGVPVLWQGTEIAQRGGPDPDNRRDMRFEGQWTPAEAQTFAAVQGAVAARKASAALSRGEQRLLNVPAGLQDDLLLFTRQQGDQTVLAAWHNGRERRTFSVPLAALGLGAATQALTRSLFTSQNAGLSVSGGFLHLSLPGRDAAAFELGRK; encoded by the coding sequence ATGCGACCCTTTCTCCTGTCTGCTCTGTTGGTGGGGGCGGCGTCGGCCCAGAGTGCTCCGGCCGGCGTGCCGGGCCAGCCCAGTTTCGAGGGCCAGATCGTCTATCAGGTCATGCCCGACCGTTTCTTTGACGGTGACCCGGCGAACAACGCGGGCGTGGACCGCGCCGACCCGCGCGCGTGGCACGGCGGCGACCTCGCGGGCCTGACGCAAAAACTCCCGTACATTCAGAAGCTCGGCGCGACGGCGCTGTGGCTCACGCCGGTGTACCGCCAGCAGCCGGGCAACTTCTCCGACACCTCGCCCTATCACGGGTACTGGCCGGCCGACTTCCGTAAAGTGGACCCGCATTTCGGGACGCTGGCGACCTTCGGCGCCCTGATGGCGGGGGCCAGGGCGGCGGGGCTGCCAGTCGTGCTCGATCAGGTCATCAACCATTACGGGTACATGGCCCCGGCGGTGACGGAGCATCCTGGCTGGTTCAACGGTCCGGCGCAGTGCGGCGCTTCGCGGAACAAGGACGTGGACTGCTCGCTCGCCGGCCTGCCTGACCTGCGCCAGAGTGTGCCGGCGGTGCGGGACCTGCTGCTGGGCAACGCCGACTTCTGGCGTGCCCAGGGCGTATCGGCCTTCCGCTACGACGCCATCAAGCACGTTGAGGGGCCGTTCCTGAAGGAGCTGCTGGCCCGTGACCGCGCCGCCGGCACCTGGACGCTGGGGGAGTGGTACGACGCCGACACCGGCACGGTGGCCGACTGGCAGAAGGCTGGGTTCGACAGCCTCTTTCTGTTCAGCCTGCAGGCAGCCCTGCGCCAGAGCGTGATGGGCGGCCAGAGCCTGAGCGGCGTGGCGAACGTCCTCGCGCGTCAGGGCGAGTTGCCGCGCCCCGGCGAGGTCGCGCTGTTTCTCGACAACCACGACGTGCCCCGCTTTGCCAACGGCACGCTGTTCGAGGACGAGGGGCAGACCCGCACCCGCTATGGCCTGCGCGCCCTGATGACCCTGCGCGGCGTACCAGTGCTGTGGCAGGGTACCGAGATCGCCCAGCGCGGCGGCCCTGACCCCGATAACCGCCGCGACATGCGTTTCGAGGGCCAGTGGACGCCCGCCGAGGCGCAGACCTTCGCCGCCGTGCAGGGCGCCGTCGCCGCCCGTAAGGCGAGCGCGGCCCTGAGCCGGGGCGAGCAGCGGCTGCTGAACGTACCCGCCGGCTTACAGGACGACCTGTTGCTCTTCACCCGCCAGCAGGGCGACCAGACGGTGCTGGCCGCCTGGCACAACGGCCGCGAGCGACGTACCTTTTCCGTGCCGCTCGCGGCGCTGGGGCTCGGTGCAGCCACGCAGGCCCTGACCCGCAGTCTGTTTACCAGTCAGAACGCGGGCCTGAGCGTCAGCGGCGGGTTCCTGCACCTCAGCCTGCCGGGGCGGGATGCGGCGGCCTTCGAGTTGGGCAGGAAGTAG
- a CDS encoding peptidoglycan bridge formation glycyltransferase FemA/FemB family protein, protein MRLTLEETTDPRVYDDAVSHLPITSALQGWGYGEARRVLGQTPARYLIKGDGRTVGALQLIRKRLVPGFSTLYAPRGPALESLDLLPDLAGAVRKVARPTDALLKIEPPYPYLAGDGDSEAHVPPALGPFTRADTEQPEHTIIADLRPTEAELLAGLSSMARRNVRAAEKLGVVAGRDDDFDAFWEIFTATNERAKLGAFPRAYYETMLREGNAHGGEAYIVLSRYRGKALAGGFFVTMGKGTYYLFGGSVRDDRVGDDGQPLKDSKAPDAFYWNAMLDAKRRGYELFDFWGIPRVLDESKHSYGVFKMKLKFSEQRVWYPAYDLTLNPAAPAIIKAMRWRKTQNNLRKRGSADDVL, encoded by the coding sequence GTGCGCCTGACCCTTGAGGAAACGACCGACCCCCGCGTGTACGACGACGCTGTGAGCCACCTGCCCATCACGAGTGCCCTTCAGGGCTGGGGCTACGGCGAGGCGAGGCGGGTGCTGGGCCAGACGCCCGCGCGGTACCTCATCAAGGGAGATGGCCGGACGGTGGGCGCGCTGCAACTCATCCGCAAGCGCCTCGTGCCCGGCTTCTCGACGCTGTACGCCCCGCGTGGCCCGGCACTCGAGTCGCTCGACCTGCTGCCCGACCTCGCGGGAGCGGTCCGGAAGGTGGCGCGGCCCACCGACGCCCTGCTGAAGATCGAGCCGCCGTATCCGTACCTCGCGGGCGACGGCGACTCGGAGGCGCACGTGCCCCCCGCGCTGGGGCCGTTCACGCGCGCCGACACCGAGCAGCCCGAACACACCATCATCGCTGACCTGCGCCCGACCGAAGCCGAGCTGCTCGCGGGCCTGAGCAGCATGGCGCGGCGCAACGTGCGCGCGGCCGAGAAACTGGGTGTGGTGGCGGGCCGGGACGACGATTTCGACGCCTTCTGGGAGATCTTCACGGCGACCAACGAGCGTGCCAAACTCGGGGCCTTTCCGCGCGCCTACTACGAGACCATGCTGCGCGAGGGCAACGCCCACGGCGGCGAGGCGTACATCGTGCTGTCGCGCTACCGGGGTAAGGCTCTGGCGGGCGGCTTTTTCGTCACGATGGGCAAAGGAACCTACTACCTCTTCGGCGGCAGCGTGCGCGACGACCGCGTGGGTGACGACGGCCAGCCCCTCAAGGACAGCAAGGCCCCGGATGCCTTCTACTGGAACGCGATGCTCGACGCCAAACGGCGTGGCTACGAGCTGTTCGATTTCTGGGGCATTCCGCGCGTCCTGGACGAGAGCAAGCACAGTTACGGCGTGTTCAAGATGAAGCTCAAGTTCAGCGAGCAGCGCGTGTGGTACCCGGCCTACGACCTGACCCTCAACCCGGCTGCCCCGGCCATCATCAAGGCGATGCGCTGGCGCAAGACCCAGAACAACTTGCGCAAACGCGGCAGCGCCGACGACGTGTTGTGA